GACGATGCTGTGCGTGCAGATCACGCTGACGTATCCCTACTCGCAGAGCCCGCTGATTCCGCCGTTTCCGCTGCTCGGTTCGCTGTTGCCGGTGCCGTCGACACTCACCGGAACCGCGATGGTGCAGATCAGCCCGGTCAACATCATATAGACGGCAGCAACGGCGTCGTGCCGGGTCGAGGGCGCCCGGTCGGCCATGCTGCGTGGAGAATTCAATCGTGAGTAGCGGGGAAACATAACAACACCATGGCCAACAACCTGACGAAGATCATTGCGGGCTTGCTGATCGCGATCGCGATCCTGCTCGGCGTCTATGCGTGGATGCTCGGTCGCAAGCCGGCCGATCTCGCGCGGGTTGCCGCGACGGTCGCGACGCAGAGCGTGCCGGTCGTCGTGACGACGCGGCCGTTGCAAGCCGGCCAGCCGATTCCGGCCGAGGCGCTGAAGGTGCAGCAGTCGACCGCCGCGCCGCAGGGGGCGTTCGCCGATCCGCTGCAACTGGTTGGCCGCATTCCGGCAGCCGATATCCCCGCGCAGGCGGCCGTCGTCGCGAGCGCCTTGTCGTCCGGCCTCGCCGAGCAGCTCGCACCGGGAGAGCGTGCCGTCGCGATCAAGGTCGACGAGACCAACGCGGTCGGCAACCGCGTGCGGCCCGGCAACTATGTCGACGTGTTCCTGAACCTGAAGCGCGACGGGACCGGCGTGGCGATTGGCGGGACGTCGACGGCGGAGATCGTGAATACCCAGGCGCGGCTGCTGATGTCGAAGGTCCGCGTGCTGTCGTTCGGCGATGCGACGACCGAGCGCGACAGCTCGAACGGTTCGGTGGTCGGGACGCGGACTGCGGTGCTGGCGGTGCCGACCGCGCAGGTGGACGCGCTGACGCTCGCCGAGCAGAGCGGCCGGCTCGTGCTCGCGCTGCGTAGCCCGCGTGACGACGATGTCGCGACGCAAACCGTCGCGGTCCGTGTCGGCGACGACAAGAGCCCGTCGACGCTTGCCGCGGCGGGCGTGGTGCTGAGCGAGTTGTCGAAGAGCGCGACGACGGCGGCACCGGCCCCGCGTGCGGCGCCGCGGGTGGTCGCGCGGCATCCGAGCGGCGGCAGCATCGAAGTGATTCGGGGTGGGCGGACCGAAACGGTCGCTTATTGAGCAGGACGACGACGGCAAAACAATGAAAAAGAAACTGATTGGTTTGGCTATTGCATTGAGCGCGCTGGCGATGCCGCCGCTGTCGGACGCGGCCGACACGAGCGGCACGATCAGCCTTGCGATCGGCGCGCAGCGGCAGATTGCGACGGGGCGCGCGCTGCAGCGGGTCGCTGTCGGCGACCCGTCGGTGGCCGACGTGCTCGTCGTGAAGGGCGGGCGTGGCGGCGTGCTGCTGGTGGCGAAGAGTGCCGGCGCGACGAACGTGATGATCTGGGAGCGCGGCCGCGACGAGCCGACCGTCTATAACGTGAACGTCACGAGCGGTGCGGCGCGGGCACTGCTCGACGGCACGTCGCCGAGCGTGAATACGTATGGCGGCACGACGGTGATCGGCGGTGCGGCCGGAACGCTCGACGGGCATCAGCGGGCGGTCCATGCGGCGAAGACGGTCGGCGGCAAGGACGGGACGACGCTCGATGCGTCGACGATTTCCGGCAAGAACGTCGTGCAGGTCGATGTGCGGGTCGTCGAATTCAGCCGCTCGGTGCTGAAGCAGGCGGGCCTGAACTTCTTCAAGCAGAGCAACGGCTTTGCGTTCGGCGCCTTCGCGCCGACGGGGCTCACCTCGATTACCGGTACGCCGGGCGGCTCGCTCACCTACAACACGAGCGTACCGATTTCGTCGGCGTTCAACCTCGTCGTCAATTCGGTGTCGCGCGGATTGTTCGCTGACCTGTCGATTCTCGAGGCGAACAACCTGGCGCGCGTGCTCGCACAGCCGACGCTCGTCGCGTTGTCCGGCCAGAGCGCGAACTTCCTCGCCGGCGGCGAAATCCCGGTGCCGGTGCCGCAATCGCTCGGCACGATCTCGATCGAATGGAAACCCTACGGCGTCGGGCTCACGGTCACGCCGACCGTGCTGAGTCCGCGGCGGATCGCGCTGAAGGTTGCGCCCGAGTCGAGCCAGCTCGACTTCGTGCATTCGATCACGATCAACAGCGTGCAGGTGCCCGCGCTGACGACGCGGCGCGCGGACACGACAGTCGAGCTCGGCGACGGCGAAAGCTTCGTGATCGGCGGCCTGATCGACCGCGAAACCACGTCCAACGTCAACAAGGTGCCGTTCCTGGGCGATCTGCCCATCATCGGCGCGTTTTTCAAGAATCTGAGCTACCAGCAGAACGACAAGGAGCTCGTGATCATCGTGACGCCGCATCTCGTTGCACCGATCGCGCAGGGCGCGCCGCTGCCGGCGACGCCGGGCGAGCTGTCCGAGCAGCGCGACGGTCCGGTGTGGCGTTCGTACCTGGGCGGCATGGCATCGCCGGACGCAGGGCCGGGGTTCTCGAAATGAGCGCGCCGAATCGTTACCGGACCGCGCAGGCCGTCGCGCACGACGCGATGCCTTGCTTCATTGGGAGTATCCAAGATGAATGCGAGAACCTACTCTTTGGCTGAGCCCGCCGTTACCGACCACTTCGTCTGCGCTTCCTCGCTTGCGGAGCATGTGCACTGGCTGTCGCAATCGCTGGTGACTGCCGGCGCGGTCGAAGGGGTGCCGCTCGATGGCGCCGCGCTGTCGCAGCGTATCGGCGTGTTGAATCCGGCGCTGGTGTTCATCGATTTTTCCGGTGACTGCGCGGCGGCAAGCACGGTGGTCGCCGCGGTACGCGCGGCGCATCCGGGCGTGCCGGTCGTCGCACTGGGCTCGCTTGCACAACCGGAAGGGGCACTCGCCGCGCTGCGCGCGGGCGTGCGCGATTTCGTCGATTTCTCCGCACCGGCCGACGAAGCGCTGCGGATCACGCGCGTGTTGCTCGACAACGTGGGCGAGCCGGCCAATCGTCACGGAAAGGTCACCGCATTGCTCGGCGCGCGCGCCGGAATGGGCGTGAGCACACTCGCCGCGAACCTGTCGGTGCTGATGCAGCGGCGGCCGGCCGACCCCGCGCGCACGGCGGCACTGCTCGATCTCGGGCTGCCGGCCGGCGACGGCGCGTTGTTCCTGAACACGCGCTGCGAATTCCATTTCGTCGAGGCCGTGCGCAACCTGCGCCGGATCGACCGCACGTTCGTGACCACCGCACTCGCGCGCCATTCGAGCGGCGTCGCGCTGACGACGCTGCCACCGAATCTCGCCGAGCTGCGCGACGTGGCGACAGCGTCTTGCGCGGCGTTGCTGAACCGGCTGCGGGCGTTCTTCGATCACCAGATCGTCGATCTCGGCGGCTTCCCGAATCGCGAATTCATTGCGCAGGTCGTGAACCTCGCGGACGAAGCATGGCTCGTTTGCGATCAGGGCGTGGCATCGGTCGTATCGGCGGTCGAGATGCTGGACGGGTTGCGCGAGGCAGGCGCCGCGACCGACCGGATCCGGCTCGTCGTCAACCAGTTCGATGCCGAGCTCGGGCTGATGCCCGCGCAGATCGCCGAACGGCTCGATCTGTCGCTGCTGGCGACGCTGCCGTCGCGGCGCGTGTCGATCGGCCATGCGGCGAACCAGGGCAAGCTGATCGCCGAGGTCGCGGAACGCGATCCGTACGTTCGTGCGCTCGGGCCGCTGGTCGAGCGGCTCGCGGGCGCATCGGCGCCGGGAGCGGCACAGCGTGCGGCCGGCGGCCTCTCTGCGCTCAAGCGAATCATTCAATCCTCTACGAAGCGGTCGTAAGCGATGGCACACGACATTCAATTTGCCGACGGCGCAGCGCCGTTCTCGCAAACGCAACAGTTCCACGACATCAAGAATGCCGCGCACGAGCATCTGCTCACGCGGATCGAGGAACTGGGCGCCGAATTCGGCCGTTGGTCGCGACAGGCGATCAACCAGTTCGTCGACCTCGAAATCGACAGCTTCGTGCGGTTGCGGCGCATCCCGCTCAACGAGAGCGAGGTGCGTGCGGTGGCCGAGGCGCTGACGAAGGAGCTCGCCGGCTTCGGGCCGATCGAAGACCTGTTGGCGGACCCGCACGTCGAGGACATCCTGATCAACGGCTACAACGACATCTACGTGTCGCGCCACGGGATCCTGTCGAAGCTGCCGATCCGCTTCACCGACAATGCGCATCTGCTGCGGATCGTGCGACGGATTCTCGCGCCGGTCGGCCGGCGGCTCGACGAATCGAATCCGATGGTCGATGCGCGGCTGCCCGACGGCGGGCGGGTCAACGTCGTGATCGAACCGTTGTCGATCGACGGCCCGGTCGTGTCGATCCGGAAGTTCCGCAAGGACCCGCTGAAGCCCGAGGATCTGCTGGGCAACGGTACCTACAACGAGGAAATCGGCCGGTTGCTCGAGGCCGCGGTCGACGCGCGCTGCAACGTGCTCGTGTCGGGCGGCACCAGTTCGGGCAAGACGTCGCTGCTGAATGCGCTGGCGTTCCACATCCCGATGGCGGAACGCGTCGTGACGATCGAGGATACGGCCGAACTGTCGCTGAATCACCCGCACGTCGTGCGGCTCGAAAGTCGTCCCGGCGGGTTCGACGGCAGCGGCGTCGTGACGATTCGCGACCTGCTGCGAAACACGCTGCGGATGCGGCCGGACCGGATCATCGTCGGCGAAGTGCGCGGCGGCGAGGTGCTCGAAATGCTGCAGGCGATGAATACCGGCCACGATGGATCGATGGGCACCGTGCACGCCAGCTCGCCGCGCGAATGTTTGTACCGGCTCGAGATGCTGGCGGGTTTCGCCGGTTTTCAGGGGACCGAAGCAAGCCTGCGACGGCAGATCGCCAACGCGATCGACTTCATCGTGCAGATCGGCCGGCTGTCCAACGGCCGCCGCCGCATCCTGTCGATCACCGAAGTCACCGGCATGTCGGACAACATCGTATCGACGCAGGAGCTGTATCGCTACGAAGCGCGCGTCACGCCGGAGGGCGAAGAGATCGATCATTGGGAATCGCTCGGCATTCATCCGCATTCGCCGAAGCTGGCGCGTTTCCGCAGCACGCTGGTGTCGGCGGGCGGCGGTGGTGGCGGGTTCGGTGGCAGCTTCGGGCGAGGCGGGGGCTTCAATGTCTAGCGCCACCTTGCTCGCGCTGATGTTCGCGTTGATTTGCGCGGCGGCCGGGCTGCTGCTGTGGCGCGGAAGCCAGGTGCGGGAAGGGCGTGCGCATGCGCAGCGGTTCTTCGACAGCCGCGTCGGACAGGGCGCGCGCCCCGCCGCATCGGCTGGCGATACACGCACCGCGCGCGCCCCGGCGGCCGGTACGGCGAACCCGCAGGAGCCCGAACAAGGGTTCGCGCGCTGGCGTGCGTCGGCGTTCAACGCATGGACCGTGCTGTCCGACCGTGCGGGCCTCGATGAAGTCCGCGCCGGCCTCGTGCTGTCGCTGGCGATCGTTGTGCTGCTCGCACTGTGGGCCGGCATGGCCGGCGGCGTGCTCGCCGCGGCGGCCGCGCTCGTCGCGGGCAGTGTGTTGGTCGTGCTGTGGATCACGTCACGCATCAGCCGGCGCCGCCTGAAGATCGTCCGTCAGTTGCCGTCGTTTCTCGACGGGATCGTACGGCTCGTGACGCTCGGGAACAGCGTGCCGGCGGCGTTCCAGTCGGCGCTTCAGACGGCCGAAATGCCGCTGCGCCGCTGCCTCGACGACGTGTCGCGAATGCTGCGCTCCGGCGTCGACATCGATCGTGCGATGCTGCACATCGCGCATACGTACCGTATTCGCGAATTCGAACTGGTCGGCGCGGTACTGCGTCTGTCGGTGCGCTATGGCGGACGGGCGGACGTGATGCTCGACCGGATGTCGACCTTCATGCGCGATCTCGAGCAGGCGGAGCGCGAACTGTCCGCGATGTCGGCCGAAACCCGGCTGTCCGCATGGGTGCTGGCATTGTTGCCGATCGCGGTCGGCAGCTTCGTCATTGCCACGAGCCCGCGCTATTTCACGGCGATGTGGAACGACGATGCCGGACGTCAGCTGGTTTACCTGGCGTTCGCGCTGCAGGCGATCGGCGGTTTCTGGCTGTTCCGGCTCGCGCGGCTGAGGTGAATGGATGGATGCAAACCGTTTAGGCGCGCTTGCGCTGGTGCTCGGATCGGTCGGCGTGCTGCTGCTTGCCGCGCTCGCGATCGTTCGCATCGTGCTCGTGCAGCGTGCCGAGCGCGCGCTGTTGCATGCGCTCGACCGCCGGGCCGCCGCGGCCGAAGCGGCCGCCGCGCGTGCCGGTTCCGGCGACGCGGCGCGCGAGGCAGCGGCACCTGTCGCGCCGCGGGTTCGCTTCGCGAGGCTGCGCGAACGTTTCGAAGACGTCGGGATGCGGTGGCTCGATACCAGTTTCAGCCGATATCTGATCGCCGACGAAGACCGTCGATTGCTCGAGCAGTGCGGTTTCGTCGACGTGCGCGCCAGAGCGCTGTTCGTCGGCGCGCGCATCGTCTGCGCGATCCTGCTGCCGGCGCTGGCCGTGCTGGTACTGATCGGCCGCGGACAGCAAGCGCGCTGGCCGTTGTGGCTGTCCATTGCGCTCGTGACCGGCTACATGCTGCCGAAAATCTACGTGCGGCGGCGCGCGACCGCGCGTCGGCAGAGCCTTGCGGCCGAACTGCCGCTGCTCGTCGACATGTTGCGGCTGCTGCAGGGCGTCGGCCTGTCGCTCGACCAGAGCATCCAGGTGGTCACACACGATTTTCAGACGATGTTGCCGGTGCTGTCGTGGGAGCTCGGCGTCGCGCAGCGGCAGTTCGCGGCCGGACGTACGCGCGAGCAATCGCTGCAACGCCTCACGAACAGTTTCGACAACGAGGATCTGCGCGCGATCGTGCGCTTGCTGATTCAGGTCGACAAGCATGGCGGCGCGGTGCAGGAGCCGCTGAAGCAATTCGGCGACCGTCTGCGTGAAGGGCGTCGCGCGACGCTGCGCGAGCAGATCGGCCGCCTGACGGTGAAGATGACCGGCGTGATGATCGTCACGCTGTTGCCGGCATTGTTGATCGTGACCGCGGGGCCGGGGATCATGACCGTGCTGTCCGCGCTCGCTGCGTTTCAGCGCTGATGCGGCATGAGGGGAAGGAGCGACACAAGATGAATCGATTGGGTTGGGTTCGCACGATCGCAGGCGCGACGGCGTGCGCGTTGCTCGCCAGCGGGTGCGCGATGTTCAAGGAGTCCGGATACGGTATCGGTGCGCAGGCCGAACGCGGCGCGCTGATGCAGGCCGCGGCCGACAAGAATGCGGCGCCCGATACGCCGGGCATGTATCTGGGCCTGATCGAGCGGATGCAGGGGCAAGGGCTGTATTTCGCGTCGCTCGCGCACATCGATCAGTACGAGAAGCAATATGGCGCATCGCCGGACACGATCCTGCTGCGCGCCGACGCGTTGCGGGCGACCGGCCAGTACGACGCCGGCGTGGCCGCCTATACCAAGTTGCTGACGACGCCGCTCGCGGCACGCGGCTATCGCGGGCTCGGCCTGACCGCCGGCGCTCGCGGCGATTTTGCGCTGGCCGCGCAGCAGCTCGAGCAGGCGACGGCGCTTGCGCCGACCGATGCGGCGACGTTGTCCGACCTTGCGTATTCGAAGATGCGCGACGGCGATCTGGCCGGGGCACGCGTGCCGCTGCTGAAGGCGGCCGAACTCGAGCAGAAGAACCCGAAGATCCTCAGCAACTTCGTGCTCTACCTGCTCGCGACCGGTCACGCGAAGGACGCGCGGCGGCTGATGGATCAGCAGAAGTTGTCGCCCGCCGTGCGCAACCAGATTCGCGACGACGAGACGAAGGTCGCGGCCGCGATGCGCGCGAAGCAGCGCGCCGTCGCCTATACGCCGGCCAGCGTGCCCGTGCCGTCGGTGGCGAGCAGCGACAATTTCGATCTTGCCGTGCCGCTGCTGCAGCGTTTCGCGCGATAACGACGATATTCACGGAGGCCATCATGTTTCACCTTTCCTCAATCCGCGTGCAGGCCGTGGGCATCGCCTTCGCCTGCTCGCTCGGGGCGGGCGTCGCGCATGCGCAAGACGACACGCCGGCGTCCGAAATCGGTCATGCGACCAGCGCGCTGCTCGACGTGCAGCGCTCGAATCGCGCGGCCGCCGCGCCGCAACCGATCGACGGTGCGGCCGGCACGTATGCCTATCAGCGCTATATCGACTCGTTCAAGACGCCGATTCCGCAGTGGTTCGGCACGATGTCGGCGTCGGGCGGCGGCAGCAGCAGTGGTAGCGGCGGCGGCCTTTCCGGTGGCGACCTCGCGCGCTGACGGAGCAAAACGGTGACTACCCGGCACAGTGGCGGCACGATCCGCCGCGCGTCACGGCAGCGCGGCGCGTTCTCGGTGATGGCGATCATCGCGACGCTGATCGCCATCACGACGCTTGGCGCCATTGGCGTCGGTAATCTCTTTTTCCAGCGTCGGGACGTGCAGCGGATTGCCGACATGGCCGCGCTCGCCGCCGTGCAGCGGATGGACGACGCCTGTTCGCAGCCCACTTCCACCGCGACCAGCAACGCACAGTCGAACGGGCTCGATGCGTCGAACGGCGACACGATCAACATCGAATGTGGCCGCTGGGATACGTCGGTCAACCCGGCACCCAGCTACTACGCTGCCGCGACATCCGGAACCACGCAATTGAACGCGGCCAAGGTGGTCGTCACGCGGCAAGTGCCGTTCTTCTTCGTCGGACCGCCGCAGACGGTGTCCGCGGTGTCGACCGCGCGGTCGACCAACATCGATACGTTCTCGGTCGGCGCGACCCTGGCCGCGCTCGGCGGAGTGGGTTGCTCAGGCGGATCGGCGCCGACCTCCGGCAATCCGGGGCTCGTCAACGGGCTGATCGGCGCGCTGCTCGGCGCCAACCTGAACCTGAACATCGCATCGTATCAAGCGCTTGCGTGCACGAACGTGACGGTCGGCGACCTCGTCGTGGCGGCGGGCGTCGGCACGGTCGATCAACTGCTCGCGCTGAAGCTCACGTTGCCGCAACTGCTCCAGTTGATGGTGAAGGCGGCCACGCAGACGTCCGTCGTCAACGCAAGCCTGCAGGCGAGCCTCGCCACGCTGCAGGCGATCCTGAACGCCAACGTTCCGGGGACGTCGATCGGCCTCGGCGGCGCGGGCGGCTTGCTGAACGTCGCGCTCGCGGATACGCAGGCGGCACTCAACGCACAGGTGGATCTGCTCGACCTGTTGATGGTCGGCGCGGAGATCGCGGCAACGGGCAAGCCGGCGGTCGTGGTCAACGTGCCGTCGCTGAATCTCGGCGGGCTGACGGGAACGCAGTTGCAGGTGCAGATCATCAGCCCGCCGTCGATCGGCGTCGGCGAGGGCGGGATCGATCCGGCGACGGGAACGTGGCGGACGAAGGCGTCGACGGCGGCGGTGGGCGTGTATCTGAATGTCTATCTTGGGACGGCGCAGTTGCCGCTGGTCGGGCCGTTGCTGGGCGCGCTGAACGTGGGCGTCGATGTCAATCTGCCGATTTATCTGCAGGCCGGCACCGGTACCGCGTGGCTGAACTCGACGCAATGCGCGGCCACACAGGCAGCGAGCACGGTCGTCATTACCGCACAGCCGGGGGTTGCCAATCTGTGCATCGGGCAGCCGCCGCTCGATTCGTCGGGCAAGATCAGTCTGTCGTCGGCATACAGCTGCACGTCGCCTGCGCAGGTGATCAATGCGACTGTCCTCGGCCTTGCCGGGCTGAAGCTTGCCACCCTGAAAGTCTCGATGTCCAACGTATCGGTCCAGGTGCAGGGCGCGGCACAACAGCACACATTCAATGGTGTGCCGGGGATCGACGCCAACTACTGGACGGTCAATTCGAATGCGCTCGGCTCGGCGCTCAGTTCAGCGCTCACGCAACTCGCGGGCGCGCAGATCACCGCCACCCTTACTTTGCTCGGCGCAGATCTGCTGTCGATTCCGTCGACCCTCGCGTCGACATTGCTCGGTTTTCTGACCAGTCTGCTCAACCCACTCCTGTCCAGCCTTGACGCAGTCCTCGTTCCGCTGCTGAATCTGCTTGGCGTCCAGGTCGGCGCGGCGACGGTCCATCAGATCTCGCTCAGTTGCGGGGTCGCCCAAACGGTTTACTGAAGAAGCAGATCAGATGAGAAATACGCCCGCAATCGAAGAGCTCGACCTGTACGTCTGGGAAGGCAAGGCGGACATCGTCGACCGCGTCGCCCGGTGCATGGCGAGCTTCGACGTCGAAGTGATCCGCGCCGACAACGCGGCGGTCTCGCCCGAGCGCGCCGCGTTGCGGCGGTCGCTTGCGATCATCAGCGTGACGATGATCGAGGGCGGCGCGGCATTCCTGCGCGACTGGCAGGCCAACATCGGCATGCCGGTGGTCTGGGTCGGCGCGGCGCGCGACCACGACGCATCGCAGTATCCGCCCGAGTATTCGCACATCCTGCCGCTCGACTTCACGTGCGCCGAATTGCGCGGCATGATCGGCAAGCTCGTCACGCAACTGCGGGCGCACGCGGCCGAAACGTTGCAGCCGTCGGAACTCGTCGCGCACTCCGAATCGATGCAGGCGCTGCTGCACGAAGTCGATACGTTCGCCGACTGCGACACCAACGTGCTGCTGCACGGCGAAACCGGCGTCGGCAAGGAGCGCATCGCGCAACTGCTGCACGAAAAGCATTCGCGCTATCGGCACGGCGAGTTCGTGCCGGTGAACTGCGGCGCGATTCCGGACGGCCTGTTCGAATCGCTGTTCTTCGGTCATGCGAAAGGGTCGTTCACGGGCGCGGTTGTTGCGCATAAAGGTTATTTCGAACAGGCGGCCGGCGGCACGCTGTTCCTCGACGAGGTCGGCGATCTACCGCTGTACCAGCAGGTCAAGCTGCTGCGCGTGCTCGAGGACGGCGCGGTGCTGCGGGTCGGCGCGACCGCGCCGGTCAAGGTCGATTTCCGTCTGGTCGCGGCGAGCAACAAGAAGCTGCCGCAGCTCGTGAAGGAAGGGTTGTTCCGCGCCGATCTCTATTACCGGCTCGCGGTGATCGAACTGAGCATTCCGTCGCTCGAAGAGCGCGGTGCGGTGGACAAGATCGCGCTGTTCAAGTCGTTCGTCGCCCAGGTCGTGGGCGAGGAGCGGCTCGCCCAGTTGTCCGATCTGCCGTACTGGCTCACGGATTCGGTCGCGGACAGTTATTTCCCAGGCAACGTGCGCGAACTGCGCAACCTCGCCGAGCGGGTCGGCGTGACGGTGCGGCAGACGGGCGGCTGGGATGCCGCGCGGCTGCAGCGGCTGATCGCGCATGCGCGCAGCGCGGCGCAGCCGGTGCCGGCGGAGAGCGCGGCCGAGGTGTTCGTCGATCGCAGCAAATGGGACATGAACGAGCGCAACCGCGTGATCTCGGCGCTCGACGCAAACGGTTGGCGGCGTCAGGACACGGCCCAGCAGCTCGGCATCAGCCGCAAGGTATTGTGGGAAAAAATGCGCAAATATCAGATCTTCGACGAAGAGCCCGAGACCCGCGAAAGTGAGTAATTAATGAGATAAAATCGCGGTGAATTACAACGACTCGGGCGGGAATAAAACTTCATGAGCCATATGACGGGGTTGGGGCGGGTGAGCGTATTGCTGCTCGCCATGGCGGGAGGCGTGCAAGGCGCGTTCGCGCAGGGGCTGGCGGGCGGCGATCCGTCGGCGGTGCAGCAGGCGTCGGCGCCGGTGGCCGCGATTCCGGTGATCGATTCGCAGGCACAGACGTCGGTGCAGCCGCAGGCCGGCGAGACGTCGGGGCCGAGCACGGTCGACGACTTGCAGCGCCAGATCCAGGCGCACTCGTTGACGGAAATGCGCACGAGCTACAACGGCAGCTACGGCGCCAGCCTGTTGTTCAACGTCAAGGACGGTGCGTATTTCGTCGCGTTGTTCCAGCAGAAGGCGTTCTGGCGCGTGATCAAGACTTACGACGAAACGCGTGCGGAAGCGATCTATCGCGATTTCTCGCACCAGGCGGAGCGTCTGGCCGTCAACGAGTTGCGGGCGGCGAAGCTGGAATCGCAGAAGGCGCAAATGGACAAGCAGATCGAGGTCACGCAGGACCGCGCGCGGCGCCTGCAGGCGGACATCTCGATCGCCCGCCAGCAGCAGGCGGCGGTGGCGGATCGCCAGAAGAGCGTGCGGAGCGAAACGGCGGCGTTGCAGGCGCAACAGGCTCAACTCCAGTCGCAACTGCGGGCGTTGCAGCAGCAGGTGCGTTCGCTGCAGCGCGAGGCCGACGCGGGCCTGCCGACGACGGCACGCTGAACCCAATAACGACGGTGTGGCGACATGCCGCGCCGGC
This DNA window, taken from Burkholderia cenocepacia, encodes the following:
- a CDS encoding TadG family pilus assembly protein; its protein translation is MTTRHSGGTIRRASRQRGAFSVMAIIATLIAITTLGAIGVGNLFFQRRDVQRIADMAALAAVQRMDDACSQPTSTATSNAQSNGLDASNGDTINIECGRWDTSVNPAPSYYAAATSGTTQLNAAKVVVTRQVPFFFVGPPQTVSAVSTARSTNIDTFSVGATLAALGGVGCSGGSAPTSGNPGLVNGLIGALLGANLNLNIASYQALACTNVTVGDLVVAAGVGTVDQLLALKLTLPQLLQLMVKAATQTSVVNASLQASLATLQAILNANVPGTSIGLGGAGGLLNVALADTQAALNAQVDLLDLLMVGAEIAATGKPAVVVNVPSLNLGGLTGTQLQVQIISPPSIGVGEGGIDPATGTWRTKASTAAVGVYLNVYLGTAQLPLVGPLLGALNVGVDVNLPIYLQAGTGTAWLNSTQCAATQAASTVVITAQPGVANLCIGQPPLDSSGKISLSSAYSCTSPAQVINATVLGLAGLKLATLKVSMSNVSVQVQGAAQQHTFNGVPGIDANYWTVNSNALGSALSSALTQLAGAQITATLTLLGADLLSIPSTLASTLLGFLTSLLNPLLSSLDAVLVPLLNLLGVQVGAATVHQISLSCGVAQTVY
- a CDS encoding sigma 54-interacting transcriptional regulator yields the protein MRNTPAIEELDLYVWEGKADIVDRVARCMASFDVEVIRADNAAVSPERAALRRSLAIISVTMIEGGAAFLRDWQANIGMPVVWVGAARDHDASQYPPEYSHILPLDFTCAELRGMIGKLVTQLRAHAAETLQPSELVAHSESMQALLHEVDTFADCDTNVLLHGETGVGKERIAQLLHEKHSRYRHGEFVPVNCGAIPDGLFESLFFGHAKGSFTGAVVAHKGYFEQAAGGTLFLDEVGDLPLYQQVKLLRVLEDGAVLRVGATAPVKVDFRLVAASNKKLPQLVKEGLFRADLYYRLAVIELSIPSLEERGAVDKIALFKSFVAQVVGEERLAQLSDLPYWLTDSVADSYFPGNVRELRNLAERVGVTVRQTGGWDAARLQRLIAHARSAAQPVPAESAAEVFVDRSKWDMNERNRVISALDANGWRRQDTAQQLGISRKVLWEKMRKYQIFDEEPETRESE
- a CDS encoding DUF2968 domain-containing protein, giving the protein MSHMTGLGRVSVLLLAMAGGVQGAFAQGLAGGDPSAVQQASAPVAAIPVIDSQAQTSVQPQAGETSGPSTVDDLQRQIQAHSLTEMRTSYNGSYGASLLFNVKDGAYFVALFQQKAFWRVIKTYDETRAEAIYRDFSHQAERLAVNELRAAKLESQKAQMDKQIEVTQDRARRLQADISIARQQQAAVADRQKSVRSETAALQAQQAQLQSQLRALQQQVRSLQREADAGLPTTAR